Below is a genomic region from Lepidochelys kempii isolate rLepKem1 chromosome 5, rLepKem1.hap2, whole genome shotgun sequence.
TACTAAAAAATGATGCTGGGTGCGAACCTATTTTCAAAGCAGTTTCAGTAGCACGGCTAGAATTTTTGTGAAGTCAGTCTTACAATGTGGACAGAACTTTAGCACCTTAATTTCTATGTGCACCAAATTTTCAGTCTCCTCTCCTCTATGATAAGGCTTGTAATGCTATCATAGTAGAGTACATTCCTTTATTTTTAATGCTTCACCTTGCTATATGTCTGCGGGCCAAACTGAGCACTAGCATAGCTCCCGCTGAAATCAGTACTTTAAGCAATGGATCCTAGATTCTTCTTTCTTTATATACTTATGATTAAATGTGGCCATCCCAAACACATGCTAGAAAACCTTAAACTTTTTACACTACACCACATTATGTTTTCTGATATATagaacacacacactgtatatatacacacacacacacacacacacactgcagactGAAAGAATTTAAGAGGAAAGATTGAATGCTACTGTATATTAGGCAGTGGTGCAAGTAAGCCAGTAGGGTTAGGTATGCCATACCATTAAGACATTTATTGCTGGCACACCGTAAAGGAAAGATACATTTTCAAGAATGAATtgtagagccctgcgcggatacaaatttatacccGTGGATGCGGATAGAAATCGGTATCTGctgaaccgcagggctctcccaggaactgcagtggtgaaaggagcagaatgtggggctgctgctcccaggagctaGCGCTCCAcgccggcagctcctctggcgcaGCTGTACAGACCCCACACAGGAGACGCAGCTGCATGGAAAGGCTGGGGACGGGGCTTGGGGTGGTACAGCTGcaccggaggagctgccagcacagGGCATTGGCTCCTGGGAGCATCAGCCCTACGTTGTGCTCCTTTCACCGCTGCAGTTCCCGGAAGAGCCCTGGGTTTCACCGGATACCGATTTCTATCCACGGATATCTGCATCCGCGGGCATAAATTTGTATTCGTGTAGGGCTCTAGTCACAGAACATTTATTGTgagggggagcagggtcgggAGGGCAATAGCCTACCAGTGAGAGTTAAcatctacttgcaccactgataTTAAGCCTCCTTCTAGGATATTTGTGCCCAAGTGCTGGGTTGTAATTTGACTGGTCAGAGCTGAAGATTTTCATTTGAGTTGAAGCTGTTCAGTGTTTAAAAATCACTGCAGTTTGACACCCCTTACCTTTTAGAAAGGAAGAGAATTACTGAGTTCTCTAGATTTATAGTCCTGTCTCACATGGCTGCTGACCAGGGGAATCCAAAGAGTGAAATACTTAGCTAACTGCTAATTTGCATTAGCATCTTTTGAACAAGATCAATCAGCAACtttaacaaaagaaaacacaCTCCAGAAGTGTCTGTGTGGTTAACTCCAGCAGGATCCCTGGAGGTTTTGTCTGGCTGTAGTGTCACCATAGAGATCTGGGATGGAGGACTGAAACATGCATAATTTAGTCAGGCATTTCAGCTGTTAAAGGCAGGCTGAGCCTGAGCAACCCACCTCTGCTAGagatgggtgaaatttttcacccAAAACTTTTTTCAGCCAAAGATGGAGACTTGGCTACACCAAAACATTTAGCGAGTTCATTGTGAGTTAGCCACATTGCTTtggtaaaacaacaaaaaaagaaagaataaaacaaacaaaacccaacccaCCAAGCATTTCAAGAAAACTTTAGaagttttctttaatttttaaaacaaaaagaattaaGAAAACCATTGAATACTCAAAAGTgaaaggaaatgtttcattttaggtcaaaacaaatttttcagaattgccactaaactgaaaaatctgttattcagCTATCTCTTCCCATACCAGGACTGTAAACCCCTTGGGGAGTGCAGCTGGAATCTTTTTTGAGTAAAAGGTGGGTTATTAGAGGTCATgggtaaggctatgttttagtcaggggtatttttagtaaaagtcacggacaggtcatggccagcaaacaaaaattcatggcatgtgacctgtccgtgacttttactaaaaatacccgtgaatAAAACTTGGTGGGGTGACGGGGGCCGCGCCAGTTGCTGGGGGAGGGCTgcttgggggaatggggggagcgGGTGGCAGTGCGCAGCCCAGAACCCCCGATGGTGCTTtgagggtggagggggcagggctgggaggctccctacctggctctgcgccttccccacccagcagcagagtttgggtctgggagggggcagggggttggggcacgggacaGGGCGAGGccggctctgggcggcgcttacttgtgggggctccctggaagtggcaacgtcccccttgctcagctgctaggcagaggcgtggccaggcagctctgcgcgctgcctccgcctgcaggcaccgcccccacagctccattGGCCAGGATTTGCGAAGCCAGCGCTCTGGGTGgaggcagagctgcctggccatgcctcgaCCTAGCAGCTGAGCCACGGAGACgttgccacttctggggagccccccaaagtaagcgctgcccagagcctgcctcaccccatcctgtgccccaattccctgccccttcccacactcaaactctgctgctgggggagcagcgggggcccgagactgccccagcagcagctgctgcgcCTGGCAcaagggctgcctgagcagcccGAGTCAGGCGCACCAGCCGCTGCAAATGTCATGGAGATCACGGAATCcgtgacaaacttgcagccttagTCATGGGTTAAAGACTGATTCTTAGAGTGGAAGATTCAGTTGTCCTACCCTGGAaaggcaggagtcctggctctgatTAGCTGTTTCCCAGCTGCTAAGAATAAGAATTGAGATAAGAAAATTTTAGCATTGTACTTTtaggcagtgtcttcactgcttAAAAAGGTGGGGCTTTTACAGCAAGATAACAAACCTGCAATAGTTATTGCACTGTACaatccttagggcttgtctacacttacattttatagcgctctaacttgctggctcagggtgaaaaatcacccctgtgagtgcagcaagtctgagtgctttaaagcgctcgTGTAGACAGACTCAGAGTGCTGGGAGCCGGGCTCCTAGcgctcagagctaatcccctcacTACAGCTAACATAGTAAGAAAACACCTTTTTGtgagtgaagacaaggccttagttaaGGAAGTATACATTTGCATATGGATGATAAAGTTTTCTCTTtccctgtatttatttatttctaaaagGCCAGATTCCAATACGCTTACTCATGTCAAGTAATATTTTGCTCCTCTAATTTAACAGAATCATGGGGATTGCTCACTATTCCACATAAGGAAAGACATTAAAATTTGGCCTAAATTGTTTCATTGTTAAAGTTTGTCAATTACTTGGAAAAGCCTGGTTAAATTTCCCTCCCCATTTTAATGTCTGTAAATATTTAGTCCGGGATTTTATTAGCTATATAAATAGATTTCTAATTCTTTTTCTCCTTTATCTTGTGATTGTTGTTCTTAATCTCTGAAGCACTAGTTGGGAACAGGGGAAATCTAAATTTATATGCAGTCTACAAAGAACATAGTAAACAtattaggctctgatcctgtgaAGATTTATACGTTAACTTTTCACactataactccattgaaatcaatcagTGAGGCTACTCatataaagttaagcacctgagTACATCTTCACAGGATTGAGGAGCCTTAAACAGAACTCAGAGTTAACTCTAACCCTGCAACTAGTAGACAAGAAAATAtgggttatttttattaaacttctggggagaaaaaaaatgagtAAGAAGCCAAGTTTTCTTGCCGCTGTGTGTAGTGGAGGCGGACATTTAACAGAATGACCAATTTtcacctaagaaataaaagtagtTCCAAGGTGGTTTCAGGTGTCTTTGCTGTGTTAATTACAAAGAAATTGGTATTGCTACAACGCTCAATGAGTTTGATGCACTTTCAACAGTGGGGACTATTGCATGTATGCCAGTAGTGTAGTAGACCTGcctgaaaaataaaaagtagTTATGTTTTGTGGTAAAGGTCTTTGAACTTTGCGTTATTCATTAGTTTCCAAAGATCATGCTAAGTGACTCAGCACTAGCAACAGAAATGGCCACTGTTATCTGATTACAGGGTGGTGCTATTGTAAGGACAATGCTGCTCAAGGTGTCACAGAAGCAGTAGAAATAGACTGGAGATGCGTAGGGGCATTTCCAGTAACTCTCCCCCTGAAGTATAAaattttaggcccagatccatgAAGGGAGTTGGGGCTGTAACACTGAGTGGTATGATGCCTAACTGTTGGGTGCCTAGAAAAGTCACAGGAACGCTGCAATCTGCAAAGCCTGAGTTGAGATGCCTCGTCTCCCCATACGGTAAGTGAGGAGAAATAGgtacctaagaatgggatccacaaaagctagTACCTTAGGTGGGCAGCCACCTTAAACTACCAATGGGAGAAACCTCACAAGatgggtgtgtgctaagccctgcccttCTTTTGGAAATAGGCACCTAACTCGGCTGCACAGACGCACCTATTTGCTTAACAACCAATCCAGGCACGCAGATCTTCCTTTAAATTGAGTGTGGGGCCTGAAAGAAACCAGCAGGGGAGAAGGaactcccttataacctttagcctagtggatagggcactcaCGCAGGATGTGCGAGACCCCTGCTTCAATTCCCCCTTCCTCCTGACAGGAAGAAGCATCAGAGGTGCCCACACTGCTAGGCTTTAGAGCCAGTAATTCTCACTTTCCTGGCCCAATTATATTTAACTCTTCAATTCTGTAATTAAAGGTGGAACAATTTCAATAGGGGAGATGAGGGAGATCCATATCAGAATATTCCCTAGCCTAGTGGGGAGGCTGGACTTCAACTggaggtctcccacatcctgtgtGTGTACCCTACCCACTAgctaggctaaaggttataaagggAGGTTATAAGGGCTATTTTGTGTGAATTCACCGGAGGGTCGCTAACCAGTACATGTGCTCAGAGGCTACCTACCAGATCAGGCATGCATGCAACTTAGGTGGGCCAGATGACTTTCCTGctttgtgaatcactctggggcttagatGGGAGATAGGCATCCTGACCCCTATAGTGAGGCAGTAGTACACATGCTCAGACAGGTGAAGCGTAGGGGATGAGtgactttaggcacctacaaggttagatggcagccaagcaggagttttgcggattgcagtggtgcctaaaacaGGAATTTGGCATCTAGGTACCTTTTGGACCACACCCTTAATAATTAGCAAAATAACTAAAAGCATTCTCCCCTCTACACTACAGGTTGAAAGATACCCTACCAGAAACAGTCCATTGAGATGGTACCTACTCTTTAAGGACAGACTAACAGGGTAGCCAAGGAGTCCCTGCCCTGTGGCTGGGCTATATATAAATAGGAAGGGAAGAGGAAGCTGAGAGAGAATGGGGAAGTAGAGCcatctgtgctgcagcaggcaGTGGTTTCTTTCCGGCTCCAGAAGTCCAGCCAAGCCTGATTTAGTCTTGGGGTTATGTTTGGGAGTTCTGAACCTAGGCCCTGAGGTGAGAATTTAACCAACTGGTATGGTACTTGGTCCTGCGCTGGAGCCTTATTAAAAAGATgacatgttatttatttattagtgtgTTGGCGTCTCCCCCCTGACCCATGGCTATTGCCACCCCAATTAGGGGAAATTAAGGGGAGGCCACACCTGCAGAAGAACCACACTGGGTCACAAGGGGACACACAGGGACTGCCCATACCTTTATACATAGACTTTTCATATTATAGGTGCTTTTTACATAATTTGTAACATTCAGCTGTTTGCTCTCTCTGGATTACTGAGAATGATCCAAAATTCCAGATGTGTGAAATTAATAGTTTACCCCCTTTGAGCCATGAACAAATACTGCAAAAACACAGCAGTTTTACTCCTGTCTTCATTGGGAGTTAAGAAATAATCTTTAAACATAGTTCAACCTAGAtctgtttttaatgtgtttacCAGCTAATGTGATTAGGGCCAAATGATGTTAGTTTAAACATGATTCCTTAATGTTGTTTCCAGCCCAGAACCTCCTTTGCTGAAAATGCACTGACTGCACGGACTACTGTACAAGGTCTTTGTAATTAATACTGATATATTTGCTAAGATTTCCTCTCGCTCAATAATATACCCTTGTCTGACAATAAAGCAAGTAACAGATTTACCTTGTCCATTGGATCTTCTTATGTATGGCTTAAGGTGAGACATTTTGATGGGTCTTTTTAGTCTGGAGCCTGTGGTATCTCTTAGTATTGCACATCCATTATCTGTGATGTAGTCTATAATACAGGGACCAATCCACTCTGACTGGAAACGGCCGTCTTTCCACCAGTTTTTCCTTTGTCTAAGTACTTCATGTCCAACTTTAAGATGAAATGGATTTACTTGCTTTGGCTTCCTTTTAATATTGACCTTGTTTCCAGTTTGCTGTTCATCAATCCTATTTTTCACAATCTACATAGAGAAATAACTTGAATTAGAGCTTGTTTTCCTGAGAGGTGTTGCATGTTTTCATAACATTGATTGAATACAGAGTTTACCATGAAGTATACAGAAGTGTTATATAAAGATCTTTGGTCATGCAGGATTcatggattttttaaatatttcaaacatGTTCACCTTAACTCTTTTCAATCTTCTCGTTGATAACACTTAAGTATTAGGTATTTACCTGGCATTTTGTAGCTTTTCTTTCCTCCAATACTCGATCAGCCTGTTTAATTGCTTCAAGGATTTTGGCAAACATACATTTATTATCCTCTTGTGCTTCTTGCAGTACATTTGAAGTCTCAGACACATAAGGGTTACgattaaacattttgaaatatggTGTGTTTTGGACTGGCTCCTATTTATAGGGGGAGAACACAGGTAAACTTAGTACTTGTCTTAGTGGGTACTTGCATAACAACTTCGGTTAACTCCCAACAAAAGAGACATAACGTACACATACCATGGGAGTCAAGTTAAAAGCATAGGCAATGGCAGATAAATTATCATCCCAGTCATTGGGGTGGTCTGCACAGTATTTGTTCAGGAAACTTTTGATTGTCTTGCATGTTCTTTCATTTGTGTCATCTGTCTGAGGATACGATAATACTATTTGTTTCATTCCAAAGAGCTCATATAGTTCTCTGTTGATCTTTAAAGACAAAAACACACAATGCACAGGAACAATCAGTGCTTGTATTACACTGCAGTAAATATTATGTACTCAATACAGTTTCTACCTTTCCTACCACCATATGGGTGACAGAAAAGATTGCCTTGTATACACCCATCTACATGTAAGATCCAATTTAAACAGTACAGTGTGGTCTGAAGAAATGGGCACGGGTGGGGGAGCCAGGAATTGCTGAGTTCTAAACCTGGTTTTGCTACTGACTCACTACGGCTTCAAGAATATCAAAGTCTgttattttccccatctgtacgaTGGTGATTACTATCAATCTAACTCTCAGAGGTGTTAATTagtgtttgtagagtgctttgaaaatgtaaagttcTTCAGCATCACTAAGTATTACTGTATTTTCCCCCTGGGGCAAATCTGTTCTTCTACCAGATAACAAAGAGAGGCAACATACAGCAGAGAGCTGGAGGCCAACAAAAGGTTCTAATTCAGATTGAGTCACTAACTGAGGGTACGCCTTCACTACCTGCTGGAttggtgggtagtgatcgatctattggggatcgatttatcgcatcttgtctagacatgataaatcgatcctcAAATCgacacctgtactccacctcagcaggaggagtaagcggagtcgacaggggagctgCCACAGTCGACTAGCCACcatgaggacggccaggtaagtcgaactaagatacttcggtAGTTCGAACCCAGGCCTTAGACTATGACCTCAGGAAAGCCACTTAATGTCCTTATGCTGGATGAGTCAATAGAGACTGGAGCAAATACATTACAATGAAAACTGGTTATTTTATTGCTTAATATATCAGGTTCAATAGGAACTGCTTTGGAGCAAAGGGGCATATTAAgggcaggaagaggaagtggCTAGAATGCTATCCCCAGCTGGCAGGTGGTTCCTGGGGATTGTTGTCAGAAGTTAGAGCAGCACCCATACTAATCTCGCCTGCAGCAAAAttgaagaggagaatcaggagcTGTAACTGTTGATTGGTTCTCAGCTTCTTCTCCTCCCCTACCTTCTGGGCTGAAGGGGAGCAATCCTTTGCTAGGTATTCATCTAGGCCCAGGCAGAGCCAGTCATACTCCTATCTTAGGCCAGGACTACATTACAaggttttgtcagcatagctatgtcagtcagggatgtgaaaaaaaaacaacacactagtgtcatagctgtgccagcaaacCCCCTAGACACAGCTATGCAGACAGAAGCAGGCTTTTTTTAGGCATAGCtcatatttgggggggggggtattatGCAGACAGAAAAGCTGTACATGAGGGGGCTCGGACAGTATAGCTACACTGACaaagcactgtagtgtagacaaggccttctctgctgggctgtgggagagTAACTAGGCCATAGAGGAGCCATAGCtactctcttctctcccctcgcAGTGCAGCAGGCAGCCAGCAAGGAAGCTGTTGCTCGGAGTGCTCCCAATTCACACTAGAAGTACTCCTGGGACTGCAAGGAAAGTGGTGAGATGCAGTTGAAGAAGAGGTAGTGATGAAGTTGATTCAAAATACTTCAGTTTACAAGCACAGGGTGTGGGTTGTGAAATGCTTATAAATTGAAAATGTAAGTTGTgatagggtcaggccagatggctacaggagagtgatgaaagcagatatattatccccatgttaagtaggtcccttttccctggataaggtaacagggaaggttccagaacaattaggaactttctggaaacaattaaggcagacaggctgattagaacacctgcagccaaccaagaagctgctagaatcaattaaggcaggctaatcaaggcacctgggtttaaaaaggagctcacttcagtttgtggtgcacgtatgaggagctgggagcaagaggcactaggagctgagagtgagaaggcgtactgctggaggactgaggagtacaaacattatcagacaccaggaggaaggttctatggtgaggataaagaaggtgttgggaggaggccatgggaaagtagcccagggagttatagctgtcgcacagctgttccagaaggcactctagacagctgcattccacagggccctgggctggaacccagagtagagggcgggcccgggttccccccaaaacctcccaactcctgatcagacacaggaggagttgacctggactgtgggttcacgaaaatggccaaactgagggctgccgtgaatctccgaggCAAACAAGTCCGCCAATAaatgcaagacccaccaaggtacaggaggaactttgtcacaaagtACAAATTTAGTAGAGTCACCATTGATAGCTACAAGTGATCTTCGGGCCACAGATTGGCTTCCCACTGTAATATACACTAAGGTATAAGCAAACTGTAGTACAGGCAGGAGGCAGAGAATTCCTACTAATACTAAGGAGACTACATAGAATGTAAGCTCCACAGGCAAGGactgtctgtgtttgtacagtgcctagcacataggggtcctggtctatgactaggaTACTACAGCACTACAAATAATAAAGGAAAGAACAGAACCTTCTTTCATGAGGTAGAGAGACAGTTATTCTTGAAGCATGACTGTCTTCTATATGTCACTGCCATTACTCCTTCACAGAACTTTtactaataaaaatacatttatgtCTGTACAAGACAGAGAAAAATACTCATCAAGACATACCAAAAAGTCAAAGTAAGTGTTGTTTTATCCTTTAATTTTCAGTGATCAGATAGGAGCACTCTGGAAAAATATCTAAGACTAAGGCATTATAATTAGTGCCCACCCTCAGATAGCTTGGACCAGGCCCTGAATCATGAGAGTAAAGTCAATGACCTCAACTCCGCAAAGGTAACTGGCAACACATCAGTTtttataaacaagtcactgtaaaTTTGGCAAATAAGCCTCTCAGATTGTTTACAATACCCTTGTATTCTAGACAAACATACCATCTTCCCTAAAATAAAGTCTTTTTAGGGCTGACTTCTCTTACCTGATGAACAAACTCTTCTGCTTGATCAATAACCATTTTTTTAAGCGGTCCATACAAGAAAAACACACTGACAATTGCCTTAGCAATTTCTACCGCTGAAGTGTCTTGTAGTGGCAGAACCACCACCCATTTTGTGAACAAGTCGGTCATCATTATGACATACATATGGTTTCTGCTTGTGGTATTAAAAGGTCCCATTAGGTCTATTGCGACTGCAGTCCATGGATCCTCTGCTTTGATAGGGTGTAATTTGGGTACTATGATGGCTGTATTCTTTGCCACCTGGCAATGCTGGCAAGCATACACCTAGGTCAGAAACAAGAAAAGAGGGACATTAATAAACAAGTGTCTGCTGAAGGTATAATGTCAAAAGAAtaaaaatttaataaataaaaatttatctATTATCATTCCAAAGAGAGCCAGAGATAAGAGCATCTCAGTCATTCCCCACCCAACCCATTAATTTTACATTTCTTTAAACTACTGAACATTTGAGACAGATATTCAGCTGTAGCAAAAACAAATACAACCACACAACACAGCACAGGTTGGGAGGTGGCTGTATGAAAGTAATTTACAGTTCAACTTTGAATACCAGTGATCCTGGGGCTCAGCATGCTGTTCTAGACCCACAGTATAAATTAAAGCAGCCTTCACTATCTTTGATTAATACAGCAgctgggcaccagcagcaggTAGGGAAGCCCAGGTCATGTCCACTTTGCTCCAGTCAAGCTTCCTCCTTTGGTAGGAGGGAGGCGACGTGCATAGGACAAGTTATCCTGGCTTTATGCCACCAGAAGGTCCCCTGCACTAAGGTGATTTTCCTAGTTGCATGGGTTATATAGGCAGAATCTGGCATATCATTGCACAGACCAGCTTTATCTCATTAAACAGATATAAGACGAGATCCTGCTAAACTAAATGCAAAGAACTGTTTTCATTTAACAAGTAAGTTAGATAAATGGTCATCGGTATAAGGAACTGTAGCTGACTTCAAGAGCAACAATAATTTGGCAACACTGAACAAATGTATATGTATCTGTAATACATTTTATGTCTCAAGACTAGATTCTGTGGGTGCacaatctgtgtgtgtttgtgtgataaGAGGTGCAAGAAGATTTCCAATTGGGTGTCCCAAATCAGAAACTCCCTCATGTACCCCTAATGCCCAAAAGGGGATAAAGATCGGCAGAGCCACAACTTCTGTCCTTCCCATACTCTGACCAGCCATTCTGGTGGAGCGTGGGTGGTGCGGGATAGTAAACTGTATCCCATAAATGGGTTTAACAGTGGTCTTGCAGCCTCGATGTATGTACGAGCACCTACATGTATTCTGCCTCCCTGGTGCGCTCACGGAGGCAGCACAGCCTCTCACCATCACTCAGTACAGGCTGTGCCTACAATGCACAATTGTGCTATACATTAAGCTACACTGttaacaagaaaaggagaaacagaaaatACAACCACCTTGGCCACATTGCATATACAAAAACACTGATTCTGGGATCTTAAACTTGTAGTTCTGACTTTTTTTATTGTCTGACTAACACTAActtcaaaaaataatttaataatctAAACAAGttcatgtgctttgctgaatcagagtctTAGAGCTACTCAGGACCCCAAGCTTCACAGTGCACTGGAAGTTTAGTCCCAGTGATCTAGCCCACAAACGTAGTTTTTCTAACAGCACATTTTCAATCACTCATAACACTGAAAATAGTCTCTCTTTCTGAACTGATGCTAGGTATCAGCCCAACAGTGAATTGAGgaagaattttcaaaagcccccAAGTGACTTAAAAACACAAATCTCATAGAAGCCAATGAGACTTGGGTGgttttttcaaaagtacctacaGATCATAAGTCCCATTGGCTTTTAATGAGAAACATGTTCTTAAGTAACTTAGGGTTTACTTTTAGCACAAACATGCACACGCAcctaacacacacatttttttaatttttaagtatGAGCAAACTATCTGTTCAGCTATTTGCATTAACAAAGTGAAGCAAAAGATATGAGTCTTGTAAAAGAATTATACAAAGTAATCAGCACTCTCTCAATTAAGCTTATTACAAAGATCAGATAAAGATATTCTGTAGCTATGACTCATACCCACTGTTTGACGTCAT
It encodes:
- the GIN1 gene encoding gypsy retrotransposon integrase-like protein 1 — protein: MVRSGKNGGLHLKQISYYKRTGEYHPTTLASERSGIRRAAKKFVFKENKLFYVGKDRKQMRLVIVSDEEKKRVLHKCHESAAGAHHGISRTLTLVESSYYWTSITNDVKQWVYACQHCQVAKNTAIIVPKLHPIKAEDPWTAVAIDLMGPFNTTSRNHMYVIMMTDLFTKWVVVLPLQDTSAVEIAKAIVSVFFLYGPLKKMVIDQAEEFVHQINRELYELFGMKQIVLSYPQTDDTNERTCKTIKSFLNKYCADHPNDWDDNLSAIAYAFNLTPMEPVQNTPYFKMFNRNPYVSETSNVLQEAQEDNKCMFAKILEAIKQADRVLEERKATKCQIVKNRIDEQQTGNKVNIKRKPKQVNPFHLKVGHEVLRQRKNWWKDGRFQSEWIGPCIIDYITDNGCAILRDTTGSRLKRPIKMSHLKPYIRRSNGQDNHYLLQGAIVVDHDYVGLSESSYGPCPQNTIVEGEVNTLAANNLLPLPCKDSEPSECKSQSEFTEDHRILPANSNPEQWSSTCWTLQTKLEDT